AAGTATCTGAGGTATAACTTATTTCTTTAAAAACTAAACCATCTTCAAATAACTTGCCGCTTTCTGGAATAATTATTAAATTTGGAGCTAAGGTTGAATTCATGACGTAAACAAAAAAACGCGTGCCTGATTCAGAGCGCAAAAAACCTACACAAATTAACAATAAAATGCAGAGTATTACCAAGGTTATGGCTAAACGCCGCAGCCATTTCATAAATCCACACCTAAACTTAAGTGGATACGATAATCACTGGCGGATGGGTCATCATAAGGAAAAGCAATATCCAGACGTACTGGCGCGATTACGGTATACCAACGTACGCCAACACCGACACTTTTTTTAACATCAACTAATTCTTCATTAAAAGCATTACCCGCATCAGTAAACACGGCCACGCCCCAGGTTTCTACAAAACGCCAATCATATTCTAAACTGGCAGTCGCTAAATTTTTCCCACCTATTATTTCGCCCTCATCATTTAAGGGGCCTAAACTTTGATATGCGTAACCGCGCACACTCGAGTCACCACCCGCATAAAAACGAATGGATGCGGGCAATGCATTTACATCTTCAATACTAATTGCACCTAAAGTTAAACGGCCCAATATACGCCCCGCCAAAAGTGGCCGAATTATTCGCGCATTTGGCCGCACTTCAAAAAAGCTTACATCAGATAAAAAATCTTCATGCGCGCCGCGTACATCTAAAGAAAAATAATGCCCCCGCTTGGGATACAAAGAGCTTAATGATTCACTCCATGTCCAATTAATACCTGGCATCAGCAAATCCACATTGCGTTCTTCTTGATCTGCCACAATATAAGTTTCTCGCTGAAAACTAATTGAGCGCGTCACTAATAATGTGTCATGTCGGCGATTGGTCCAATCTACCCCCAAAGAATAAGTTTGATGCTCTTCCGTATCGGTATTTTGAGTTTGAAACCCAGCTTTTATATTAAAAATATCATCGGATGGATCTTCTAACGGAATTTTGTAAACACCATTAATTTCACTTAATACTTTCGACAATAATAATTCACTCGAAAACTGATGACCTTGTTTATTTAACCAATACCTATCATAACCAAGTTTGCCACGCACGCCTGTATCGGTAGCAATGCCGGCGCCTACGGAATAATTATTCCGCGCACGAGGTGAAAGCTTAATGTTAACCGGGATAAATTGATCAACCACTTGTTCAGTAGGTGCCGTAACATTCATCGTATTAAAATACCGAGCATTGCTTAGATTGCGGCGCAGATCGATTAATTTTTCTGCTTCAAAATAATCACCTTTTTTAAATTTAATAAAACGTCGAACAAAGTCTTCATCCAAAAAATTATTTTGAATCTCTAATGTAATATCACCAAAATAAGCTCGTGCACCCGCCTCATAAACAATGGTTATGCTAGCTTGATTTTTTTCAATGTCGATGCGTAATTCGTTTTTTACAAACCGTGCGTTGAGATAGCCCCGCTGCGCAGATAAAGTGAGCAATTCGGATTTCACAAATTCATAATTTGCATGATTAACTGGATCACCTACATGCAAGGGGAAGTTTTTTAATAAGGCATCAAATTCCGGATCAATTAATTTTTCGCTGTCAGCAATGCGCCACAATTGTATATCGAGCACAGCAATTTTCATTTGCTCGCCTGGAATAACGTCGATGGTCAGTTCCCAGCATTTATTATTATTAATAACGGTAGGAGTAAAACTTGCGCGGTAATATCCTAAGGCTTCAGCTGCATTGCGCAGTTGTGTATTCAGTTCCGCAAACCATAAACGTTGCCGACCTTGATTGCGCTCGCAACTACGATCTTCTACGTTAAGATAAGTGCGAATATTTTCTTCTAATTTAGCATCTGCGCCATCAATATCTAATTCTGGCTGCACTGCAGCTAACGCTGAACCAAACCACAACAGAGTGAGGAGCGTAACACTGAATCGAAACAATCCGCACAACCTAGACAAGAATACTACTCCTCAGAACCATGACTTCATCAAGTCATGGTTTATCGGTAAAAAAATGCGCTATTCTTTTTGTCTATTATTACGGGCATGAATCCGCGAATTCAGTGCTTCAACCAACATAGAGAAAGCCATAGCGAAATAAATATAGCCTTTAGGAACGTGAATACCAAAGCCTTCTACCATCAGCATCATGCCTATTAAGAGCAAAAAGCTTAGGGCTAACATACGCACAGTTGGATGACGATCGATGAAGTGACTGATCGGCCCTGAAGCCGCCATCATAACTAAGACCGCAATAATAACTGCGGCCACCATCACTTCAATATCATTAGCCAAGGCAATCGCGGTAATAATAGAATCTAATGAAAAGACTAAATCGATGACGGCAATTTGCACCATAATCCAAAAAAAACTTTTCACTGGTTTAAATTTAGGATTGGCGTCAGTTTTAGTGCCTTCTAATTCTTCATGAATCTCTAAGGTGCTTTTAGTCAATAAAAATAAGCCACCAAAAATTAAAACCAGATCTCGCAAATTAAAATCTTCACCTAATACAAAAAACAAAGGTTCATTAATCGCCATCAACCACGTTAATGCCAGCAATAAGCCAACGCGCAAGCCCATGGCTAAACCTAAACCGGCGATCCGCGCTACTTTACGACGCTCAACGGGTAATTTGTTAACTAAAATAGCGACAAAAATAATGTTATCAATGCCGAGCACGATCTCCAATAACGTCAACGTAGCAAAGGCAATCCATACCTCTGGCTGTAATAAAAGTTCCATTGAATATCCTCAAAGATTAGGTCGGCAAAACAGTGCTTTTATTCACTATAACAAGCGCTGCTGAGGGTGCTTAAACCAAGCACAAAATGCAAGCTTATTATAAAAAAATACCACGGATTCTGGCTATTGCACCCATACCGTTTTTATGTTGACGAATTCACGGATGCCTTGCACAGATAATTCACGACCATAACCCGATGCTTTGATGCCACCAAAAGGCAAATGCGGATCACTTTTTACCATCGCATTGACATAAGCATTACCACTTTCTAACTGTAACGCTAATTTTTCACCGCGCGCCACATCTCGCGTCCAAACACTCGCCCCTAAACCATAACTAGAGTCATTGGCGATGCGTAATGCGGCAGCTTCATCAGTCACACGTATAATACTCGCAACCGGACCAAATAACTCTTCACGATAAGCACGCATGGTAGGCATCACGCCATCTAGGATTGAGGCAGGATAAAAACAACTGTTATTAGTTTTTACGCAACCCAATACCGCCCGCGCACCTTTTTGCAAAGCATCTTCTACTTGCGCATGTAACTCATCAACCAAATCCGGACGCGCCATCGGCGCTAAGCTGGTTTGTACATCACGAGGATCACCTGCGCGTAAACGCTGCGCTTTATCCGCAAACAACTGCACAAATTTTTCAGCAATGTCGTTCACTACAATAAAACGTTTAGCAGCAATACAACTCTGACCCGCATTATTAAAACGCGCCGCAATGGCAATAGTGCTCGCCATCTCAAGATCAGCATCAGCCAATACAATAAAAGGATCCGATCCACCTAATTCTAATACCGATTTTTTTAAATGGGCGCCGGCTAATTGCGCGACTTGGCGGCCAGCTGCTTCGCTACCCGTTAAAGTTACCGCATGCACACGCGCATCTTCAATTAAACGCGGTATGTCTTTACTGGCAATCAACGCGCTAATAAACACATGTTCTGGCAAACCGGCTTGTTTAAAAACATCCGCAATTGCTAAAGCACACTGCGGCACATTCGAAGCATGTTTTAAAATAACGGTATTACCTGCAGCTAATGCGGGCGCAGCAAAACGAAATAATTGCCAGAACGGAAAATTCCACGGCATGATGCCTAAAACAGTCCCCAGCGGTTGATAACTTACATAACTATGAGTGGCGCGTGTACTGATAGATTCCGGTGCTAAAAATGTTGCTGCATGCTCGACATAATAATCACAAACCAACGCGCATTTTTCAATTTCCGCCTGCGCCTCACTCATCAACTTGCCCATTTCTTGACTAATTAACGCCGCATATTCATCGCGCCGGCTGATTAAAATACTGGATGCCTTGCGCAAAATAGCAACACGCTGCTCTAAACTGTGCTGCGCCCACGCGGCGCGAGCCAGAGGGATCTGTTGCAGCGCGTGTTCAATCTCAGCAACTGACCACGCCGCAAAACGCGCTAAGGTTTCACCCGTAAAAGGATTTATCGATACCATTGTCATAATCAAATATTCGCAGTCAGAACCATGCGCATCGCTTTATCCATCGGAATATCCAACGCTTCAATACGATCCGCCGTCGTATATAAAGTATAACCACCAATCTGATAACTCATCGGCGTATAGACCGCAATATAATCGTGGTTGTTTAACAATACGGATTGCTTGGTAATGAAACCCATAATTTTTATATCGTCGGTTATTTTTACTAAGACGACTTGTTGTAAATTTTTTTTCGAATCATTATAGATAAATTTAATAAAATCTTGCGCGGCGCTATACACTGATTTTACTAACGGAATTCGCTCAATCAAACTTTCGCCCCAACCTACCAAAATTTTAACCAAATAAGCGTTGATGGTTAGACCGACCATAAATATTAACGCTATCGCTAATACCACGCCCATACCGGGCACATACCAATTAACCGGCAGCAGCCAGCGAATCATACCGCCCAAAAAATTCTCAGCTGCCGTTAGTAACCACGCAATCACCACAACGGTAAGCGAGATCGGCAAGACTGTGATGAGGCCACGTAAAAATGTTTTACGCATAATACAAAATACTCTCGCTTAATTAAAAAATTATAAAAAAAAGAGCCGGTTAAATAACCGGCTCTTGATGCAGAACCGTAATAGAAATATTACTTCGCAGCGATAGGCTCTAACGTTAACTCTACACGACGATTTTGTGCACGACCTTCAGCCGTATCATTACTAGCAATCGGATGAGTTTTACCAAAACCGCTCGCTAATACACGTTGCACGTCAACGCCGGTACGTACCAATTGATCGCCTACTGCACGCGCACGTGATTCAGACAATAATTGATTGTATTGATCACCACCGGTGTTATCAGTATGACCCGTCACTACAATCAAGGTCTTGTTGTATTCTTTCAATACTTCTACAACAGAAGCTAATACTGGTACAACATCCGCTTTTAAATTCGATTGATTACTATCAAACGTCACATTACCAGGCATATTCAAAATCAAAGTGTCGCCGTTACGAGTAACGCTAACACCGGTATTTTGTAATTTTTGACGTAATTTACTTTCTTGCACATCCATGTAATAACCTACACCACCACCTGTTGCACCGCCAATCGCTGCGCCTTTTAATAAACGATCTTTACGTTGCTTTTTATTATCTGCAGTAGCTGCACCTAAAATCGCGCCAGTGGCCGCGCCAATCATAGCGCCACTAGCCGCTTTTGAGGTTTGTGATTCTCCAGTATAAGGATTAACAGTGGCGCAACCCGCCGCGAACAGAGCAGTAACAGCAACAATAGCGTATTTAGACATAGAGAAAACTCCCAATTAAAATTTACAATTAAATAAGATTCGTTTCGCCACCAAAACTTTAGAGCAACACTCCGAAGTGGTCATAGCAACGCGGCTCATTATAGGGCAGCGCAGCGCATTGGGCAGTGTTTCGCTAGTAAAATTCCCGTCAATCGCAGATTTAAAGCGGCAAATCGTTGCCTTAAGGGCAAATCTTGACCATTTTTGCATTTTCAGACAGCTCATCGCCCTATCCTGTAAATGTGCACTATATAAAGTATGGGTGTTAATGCATGACCGATGCGAGTGTTCATCCGACTATCGCGGACCAAATCGTCAACTAATTACTTTTGTTATGCATCTAATTCCCTGCAAGCGATTGCTGCTGTCAAAAATTCCATGGCACAGGGCTTGCATTTACTCTTGCATATATTAGGTAAAGACAATACGCATGTGTCGACCTGCTGTCTGCACACGTAAGATGATAAGGAGTCGCGTTATGTCCATTTTCAAACAATATCAAGCTCGCTTCGCAGCCGCACGCGAAGACGAATATAGCATTCAAGAATATCTCGCATTGTGTAAAGCCGACCACAGTGTTTACGCCAGCCCCGCCGAACGCATGTTAATGGCGATTGGTAATCCCGAATTAGTGGATACTCGTCATGACACTCGCTTGAGTCGTATTTTCGCCAATAAAATAATTAAAATTTATCCTGCATTTCGCGAATTTTATGGCATGGAAGAAACCATTGAAAATATCGTGTCGCATTTTCGGCATGCTGCGCAAGGCTTAGAAGAAAAGAAACAAATTATTTATTTGTTAGGCCCAGTAGGTGGCGGCAAATCGTCTTTAGCAGAAACATTAAAACGCTTAATGGAAAAACATCCTATTTATGCCATCAAAGGCTCACCAATTAATGAATCACCCTTAAATTTATTTTCGCCACTAGAAGATGCTGACTTATTAGAAGAGGACTATGGTATTTCGCGGCGTTACTTAACGGGTTTAATTTCACCATGGGCGATTAAACGTTTACATGAATTTAATGGCGACATCACTCAATTCCGCGTCGTTAAATTAAAGCCATCGGTGCTCGAACAAGTGGCGATTGCCAAAACCGAACCCGGCGATGAAAACAATCAAGATATCTCCTCATTGGTTGGAAAAATTGATATTCGCAAGCTAGAAGAATTTTCGCAAAATGATCCGGACTCTTATTCTTTTTCTGGCGGTCTTTGCAAAGCTAATCAAGGTTTACTCGAATTTGTGGAAATGTTCAAAGCACCAATTAAAGTATTGCATCCTTTATTAACCGCAACCCAAGAAGGCAACTACATGGGTACGGAAGGATTATCCGCAATTCCTTTCGACGGCATTATTTTGGCGCACTCGAATGAATCCGAATGGCAAGCTTTTAAACACAATCGCAATAATGAAGCTTTTTTAGATCGTATTAGCGTCGTCAAAGTGCCTTATTGCTTGCGTGTGTCAGATGAAATAAAAATTTATGAAAAATTATTACAACACAGCAGCCTATCAAAAGCCGCATGTGCGCCGGACACCTTAAAAATGATGGCGCAGTTTTCCGTGTTATCGCGGTTAAAAGAAGCAGAAAATTCTAGCATTGAATCAAAAATGCGCGTCTATGATGGCGAATCGTTAAAAGATGTTGATCCGAAAGCCAAGTCTTATCAAGAGTATCGTGACTATGCCGGCCCTGATGAAGGCATGTCAGGTTTATCGACCCGATTCGCATTTAAAATATTGTCACGCGTATTCAACTACGATCATCAAGAAATTGCCGCCAATCCTGTGCATTTATTACATGTGTTAGAACAACAAATTGAACAAGAACAATTTCAAGCGGATATTCAAGAACGTTACATTTCGCATATCAAAGGCATTCTAGCGCCGCATTATGCAGAATTTATCGGCAAAGAAATTCAAACAGCGTATCTAGAGTCTTATTCTGAATATGGCCAAAACATTTTTGATCGTTACGTCACTTATGCGGATTATTGGATTCAAGACGAAGAATACCGAGATCAAGATACTGGCGAAGTATTTGATCGCTCCGCTTTAAATGATGAATTAGAAAAAATCGAAAAGCCCGCCAAAATCAGCAACCCAAAAGATTTTCGCAATGAGATTGTTAACTTTGTATTACGTGCACGCTCCCATAACAATGGCAAAAACCCTAACTGGACTAGCTACGAAAAACTTCGCGAAGTAATAGAAAAGAAAATGTTTTCTAATACAGAAGATTTACTGCCTGTTATTTCTTTTAATGCCAAGTCAACTACAGATGACAAGCGTAAGCACGAAGATTTTGTTAATCGTATGGTGCAAAAAGGTTATACCGACAAACAAGTAAGACTGCTTTGTGAATGGTATTTACGCGTCCGCAAAGCCTCTTAAGCTCTGCTAATCTAGGATAGGCGTATGACTCAGATCATAGATCGTCGCCTCAACGGCAAAAATAAAAGTGTCGTTAATCGCCAACGCTTTATCAAACGCTTTCGCGGTCAAATTAAAAAAGCGGTAGATAAAGCTTTAAATGAACGCAGCATCACCGATATTGAACGTGGTGAAAAAATTGATATCCCTAACAAAGACATTAGCGAACCCATTTTTCATCACGGCAAAGGTGGCCGACGTGAAATTGTGCAACCCGGCAATAAAGAATTTATCACCGGCGACACACTCCCTAAACCACAAGGTGGTCAAGGCGAAGGTCAAGGGCAGGGACAAGCCAGCAATCAAGGTGAAGGCGAAGATTCGTTTGTTTTTGAATTAAGCCGTGATGAATTTTTAGAATTCTTTTTTGAAGATCTCGCCCTGCCCGATTTAATTAAAACCCAACTCGCACAAATCATGGACTATAAATCGGTGCGCGCGGGCTACACCAAATACGGCGTACCATCCAATATTAATATTAATCGCACTATGCGCGGCGCGTTAGCACGGCGCATCGCCGTGCGCGGTCCTTACAAACGTCGACTTGAAGAAATTGAAGTGGAGCTAGAAAGTTTGGATGCGTATAATCCAATACACGCTGCGCAACGCGACAAACTGGAAACGGAAAAAGCCATTTTGCAACGTAAACTCGCACGTATTCCGTTTATTGATGAATTTGATTTGCGTTACAACAATCGCATTCGTCAACCTAAACCTATTACTCAAGCCGTCATGTTTTGTCTGATGGACGTCTCCGGCTCAATGACGCAAGCACGCAAAGACATGGCCAAACGCTTTTTTAGTTTGCTCTATCTTTTTTTAAATCGTAATTACGAACACATCGACGTAGTATTTATTCGTCACCACACGACAGCTACCGAAGTCGATGAAAACGAATTTTTTTATTCTCGCGAAAGCGGCGGCACGGTTGTATCCAGCGCCTTAGAATTAATGCAAAAAATCATGCAAGAACGTTACTCTACTAGTGAATGGAATATTTATGCGGCACAAGCCTCTGATGGCGACAATTGGGACGACGACTCCGGTAATTGCCGTGAAATCTTAGCCAAGAAAATTTTACCCTTTACGCAATATTACGCGTATATCGAAATCACCGGACGCGATGGCCAAAAACTTTGGCAAGAATATGAAACCTTAAGCCAGCAGCAAGAACACTTTTGCATGCGTCGCATTGAAGACCCTGCTGATATTTATCCAGTATTTCGCGAGTTATTTAAACGTCGCGAGGCCGCTTAACATGTCAACGCCGCGTAATTTAATTTCAACAAGTTCAGAATGGACGTTTGAATTAATCGAACGTTACGACCAAGAAATTGGGTCGATTGCCAAAGAATATGGTTTAAGCACTTACCCTAATCAAATAGAAGTCATTAGCGCCGAACAAATGATGGATGCTTATGCTTCCGTTGGTATGCCCGTCGGTTACAATCACTGGTCGTTTGGCAAAAAATTCTTAAACACCGAACATCACTATAAGCGCGGCCAAATGGGCTTGGCTTATGAAATCGTCATCAACTCCGATCCATGTATCGTGTACTTGATGGAAGAAAACAGCATGACCATGCAAGCCTTAACGATTGCGCATGCTGCGTATGGCCATAACTCTTTTTTTAAAAATAATTATTTATTCCAAACCTGGACAAATGCCGACGCGATTGTCGATTATTTATTATTCGCCAAAAATTACATCACCGAATGCGAACAACGGCACGGCCAACAAACCGTCGAATTATTTTTAGATTCTTGTCATGCCCTAATGAACTATGGAGTGGATCGTTACAAACGCCCACCCAAACTTTCAACTCAAAAAGAAGTGCTGCGTCAAAAAGAACGTGAAGCTTATTTACAAACGCAAGTGAATGAACTGTGGCGCACGATTCCTAAACTAGACAAAACGGCTGGCGTACAAACAGCTACGCATTTTCCTTCAGAGCCACAAGAAAATATTTTATATTTCATTGAGAAAAATGCGCCGCTGCTAGAACCATGGCAACGCGAAATCGTGCGCATCACGCGTAAAATCGCCCAATACTTTTATCCACAACGTCAAACCCAAGTTATGAACGAAGGCTGGGCCTGTTTTTGGCATTACACACTACTCAATAATTTGTACGACGCAGGCAAAGTCAGCGATGGCTTCATGCTCGAATTTTTACAATCACATACCGGTGTAATTGCTCAACCCGCATTTAATAGTCCCTACTTTAACGGCATCAATCCCTATGCCTTAGGTTACGGCATGATGACCGACATTCGTCGTATCTGTGAAAAACCCGAAGCCGAAGATTACAAATGGTTTCCGAATATTGCCGGCAAAGATTGGAATAGCACACTCGACTTTGCCATGCGTAACTTCAAAGACGAAAGCTTCATCGCACAATATCTATCACCGCGCTTAATTCGCGAATTAAAATTATTCTGCGTCTTAGATGACGACGAACAAGAGGAATACCACATCTCCGCGATTCACAACGACCAAGGATATGTACACGTTCGTCAAGCCTTAGTAGAACAATACAATCTCGGCAGCCAAGAACCGGATATTCAAGTTTACAACGTCAATGTAAAAGGTGATCGCTCACTCACCTTACGTCACACCCAACACAACCGCCGACCACTCAGCGACTCCACCGAAGAAGTGTTAAAACACGTGCATCGCTTGTGGGGATTTCCCGTACGATTGGAATCTACTAATGATAAAAATGAAATAACGGCGACGTTTAATGTGGGTGAATCTTTATAAAAACGTGCTGGGCACATTTTATTTCGTGTTCTATAAGTTCATAAGCGTTTCAATTATAGCTGCGCGCATTTTTCGTAGGGTAGGCACGTGAGTCCACGCGATAAAATATATTTTCTATAAAAGCATTTTATTAGCCGGTTGCGCACCGGCGGGCGG
Above is a genomic segment from Gammaproteobacteria bacterium containing:
- a CDS encoding outer membrane protein assembly factor, encoding MFRFSVTLLTLLWFGSALAAVQPELDIDGADAKLEENIRTYLNVEDRSCERNQGRQRLWFAELNTQLRNAAEALGYYRASFTPTVINNNKCWELTIDVIPGEQMKIAVLDIQLWRIADSEKLIDPEFDALLKNFPLHVGDPVNHANYEFVKSELLTLSAQRGYLNARFVKNELRIDIEKNQASITIVYEAGARAYFGDITLEIQNNFLDEDFVRRFIKFKKGDYFEAEKLIDLRRNLSNARYFNTMNVTAPTEQVVDQFIPVNIKLSPRARNNYSVGAGIATDTGVRGKLGYDRYWLNKQGHQFSSELLLSKVLSEINGVYKIPLEDPSDDIFNIKAGFQTQNTDTEEHQTYSLGVDWTNRRHDTLLVTRSISFQRETYIVADQEERNVDLLMPGINWTWSESLSSLYPKRGHYFSLDVRGAHEDFLSDVSFFEVRPNARIIRPLLAGRILGRLTLGAISIEDVNALPASIRFYAGGDSSVRGYAYQSLGPLNDEGEIIGGKNLATASLEYDWRFVETWGVAVFTDAGNAFNEELVDVKKSVGVGVRWYTVIAPVRLDIAFPYDDPSASDYRIHLSLGVDL
- a CDS encoding TerC family protein — encoded protein: MELLLQPEVWIAFATLTLLEIVLGIDNIIFVAILVNKLPVERRKVARIAGLGLAMGLRVGLLLALTWLMAINEPLFFVLGEDFNLRDLVLIFGGLFLLTKSTLEIHEELEGTKTDANPKFKPVKSFFWIMVQIAVIDLVFSLDSIITAIALANDIEVMVAAVIIAVLVMMAASGPISHFIDRHPTVRMLALSFLLLIGMMLMVEGFGIHVPKGYIYFAMAFSMLVEALNSRIHARNNRQKE
- a CDS encoding NAD-dependent succinate-semialdehyde dehydrogenase, encoding MTMVSINPFTGETLARFAAWSVAEIEHALQQIPLARAAWAQHSLEQRVAILRKASSILISRRDEYAALISQEMGKLMSEAQAEIEKCALVCDYYVEHAATFLAPESISTRATHSYVSYQPLGTVLGIMPWNFPFWQLFRFAAPALAAGNTVILKHASNVPQCALAIADVFKQAGLPEHVFISALIASKDIPRLIEDARVHAVTLTGSEAAGRQVAQLAGAHLKKSVLELGGSDPFIVLADADLEMASTIAIAARFNNAGQSCIAAKRFIVVNDIAEKFVQLFADKAQRLRAGDPRDVQTSLAPMARPDLVDELHAQVEDALQKGARAVLGCVKTNNSCFYPASILDGVMPTMRAYREELFGPVASIIRVTDEAAALRIANDSSYGLGASVWTRDVARGEKLALQLESGNAYVNAMVKSDPHLPFGGIKASGYGRELSVQGIREFVNIKTVWVQ
- a CDS encoding DUF502 domain-containing protein encodes the protein MRKTFLRGLITVLPISLTVVVIAWLLTAAENFLGGMIRWLLPVNWYVPGMGVVLAIALIFMVGLTINAYLVKILVGWGESLIERIPLVKSVYSAAQDFIKFIYNDSKKNLQQVVLVKITDDIKIMGFITKQSVLLNNHDYIAVYTPMSYQIGGYTLYTTADRIEALDIPMDKAMRMVLTANI
- a CDS encoding OmpA family protein, producing MSKYAIVAVTALFAAGCATVNPYTGESQTSKAASGAMIGAATGAILGAATADNKKQRKDRLLKGAAIGGATGGGVGYYMDVQESKLRQKLQNTGVSVTRNGDTLILNMPGNVTFDSNQSNLKADVVPVLASVVEVLKEYNKTLIVVTGHTDNTGGDQYNQLLSESRARAVGDQLVRTGVDVQRVLASGFGKTHPIASNDTAEGRAQNRRVELTLEPIAAK
- a CDS encoding PrkA family serine protein kinase; its protein translation is MSIFKQYQARFAAAREDEYSIQEYLALCKADHSVYASPAERMLMAIGNPELVDTRHDTRLSRIFANKIIKIYPAFREFYGMEETIENIVSHFRHAAQGLEEKKQIIYLLGPVGGGKSSLAETLKRLMEKHPIYAIKGSPINESPLNLFSPLEDADLLEEDYGISRRYLTGLISPWAIKRLHEFNGDITQFRVVKLKPSVLEQVAIAKTEPGDENNQDISSLVGKIDIRKLEEFSQNDPDSYSFSGGLCKANQGLLEFVEMFKAPIKVLHPLLTATQEGNYMGTEGLSAIPFDGIILAHSNESEWQAFKHNRNNEAFLDRISVVKVPYCLRVSDEIKIYEKLLQHSSLSKAACAPDTLKMMAQFSVLSRLKEAENSSIESKMRVYDGESLKDVDPKAKSYQEYRDYAGPDEGMSGLSTRFAFKILSRVFNYDHQEIAANPVHLLHVLEQQIEQEQFQADIQERYISHIKGILAPHYAEFIGKEIQTAYLESYSEYGQNIFDRYVTYADYWIQDEEYRDQDTGEVFDRSALNDELEKIEKPAKISNPKDFRNEIVNFVLRARSHNNGKNPNWTSYEKLREVIEKKMFSNTEDLLPVISFNAKSTTDDKRKHEDFVNRMVQKGYTDKQVRLLCEWYLRVRKAS
- a CDS encoding YeaH/YhbH family protein; this translates as MTQIIDRRLNGKNKSVVNRQRFIKRFRGQIKKAVDKALNERSITDIERGEKIDIPNKDISEPIFHHGKGGRREIVQPGNKEFITGDTLPKPQGGQGEGQGQGQASNQGEGEDSFVFELSRDEFLEFFFEDLALPDLIKTQLAQIMDYKSVRAGYTKYGVPSNININRTMRGALARRIAVRGPYKRRLEEIEVELESLDAYNPIHAAQRDKLETEKAILQRKLARIPFIDEFDLRYNNRIRQPKPITQAVMFCLMDVSGSMTQARKDMAKRFFSLLYLFLNRNYEHIDVVFIRHHTTATEVDENEFFYSRESGGTVVSSALELMQKIMQERYSTSEWNIYAAQASDGDNWDDDSGNCREILAKKILPFTQYYAYIEITGRDGQKLWQEYETLSQQQEHFCMRRIEDPADIYPVFRELFKRREAA
- a CDS encoding SpoVR family protein; amino-acid sequence: MSTPRNLISTSSEWTFELIERYDQEIGSIAKEYGLSTYPNQIEVISAEQMMDAYASVGMPVGYNHWSFGKKFLNTEHHYKRGQMGLAYEIVINSDPCIVYLMEENSMTMQALTIAHAAYGHNSFFKNNYLFQTWTNADAIVDYLLFAKNYITECEQRHGQQTVELFLDSCHALMNYGVDRYKRPPKLSTQKEVLRQKEREAYLQTQVNELWRTIPKLDKTAGVQTATHFPSEPQENILYFIEKNAPLLEPWQREIVRITRKIAQYFYPQRQTQVMNEGWACFWHYTLLNNLYDAGKVSDGFMLEFLQSHTGVIAQPAFNSPYFNGINPYALGYGMMTDIRRICEKPEAEDYKWFPNIAGKDWNSTLDFAMRNFKDESFIAQYLSPRLIRELKLFCVLDDDEQEEYHISAIHNDQGYVHVRQALVEQYNLGSQEPDIQVYNVNVKGDRSLTLRHTQHNRRPLSDSTEEVLKHVHRLWGFPVRLESTNDKNEITATFNVGESL